One window of Pocillopora verrucosa isolate sample1 chromosome 9, ASM3666991v2, whole genome shotgun sequence genomic DNA carries:
- the LOC131779818 gene encoding membrane progestin receptor delta-like has translation MTKVLTRQGKLQQVERNGAVMSHDLDDSVYKNGSRKGGKTEEVHRYSMLLREDQIPQAFRTEFLTTRYRPRNLTALDSVKSVFYANNETVNFWSHVLSAVILIARYCSVVWNHNPFTDHFYFPLVSYTLGCCIMYTMSCVAHMFSSMTELQNHIGYYLDYAAISVYTFTNGQAFYFYCHPLGSGLLLFDWRELFLFVSALISFSATFNCCKSRHQWFDLRFIIRTGFYILSWLHNCSPYFVRLFVCSSDPACNPDSLGLFVGCLISFAAAALMNMTRIPERFVPGFFDFIGQSHNFLHVLTTTGDHFAFSVLLSDLSARKEFLITEHTPSFFETIGLTLLVLVGNLAIVLWFARSLISNSSGKIGHDKST, from the coding sequence ATGACGAAGGTGCTGACGAGACAAGGAAAGCTTCAACAAGTCGAACGAAACGGTGCGGTGATGTCGCACGATTTAGATGATAGTGTTTACAAAAATGGGTCACGGAAAGGAGGTAAAACTGAAGAGGTCCACCGCTACTCCATGTTATTACGTGAAGATCAAATCCCACAAGCTTTCCGCACCGAGTTTCTTACGACAAGATACCGGCCGCGAAACCTGACCGCTCTCGATAGCGTGAAGAGTGTTTTCTACGCCAACAACGAGACAGTAAATTTCTGGAGCCATGTTCTCTCCGCCGTGATACTCATTGCCCGCTACTGCTCAGTGGTGTGGAACCATAATCCTTTCActgatcatttttattttccactGGTGTCGTACACTCTCGGCTGCTGCATTATGTACACGATGAGTTGTGTGGCCCATATGTTCAGCTCTATGACCGAGCTACAAAACCACATCGGGTACTACCTGGATTACGCTGCTATCAGCGTATACACATTTACCAATGGCCAAGCCTTCTATTTTTACTGCCATCCGCTGGGATCTGGGCTCCTTTTGTTCGACTGGCGGGAGTTGTTCCTATTCGTTTCAGCCCTGATTTCGTTCAGTGCCACTTTCAACTGTTGCAAGTCTCGTCATCAGTGGTTCGATCTCCGTTTCATCATCCGCACCGGTTTCTACATCCTATCCTGGTTGCACAACTGTTCACCGTACTTCGTTCGTCTGTTCGTGTGCTCTTCTGATCCTGCATGCAATCCCGATTCTCTTGGTCTCTTCGTAGGGTGTCTTATCTCGTTCGCCGCCGCTGCCTTAATGAATATGACCCGAATACCTGAACGGTTCGTTCCCGGGTTCTTCGATTTTATCGGGCAAAGTCACAACTTTCTTCATGTGCTTACCACTACCGGTGACCATTTTGCATTCTCCGTTCTCCTTTCGGATCTCTCAGCCAGAAAAGAATTCCTCATCACGGAACATACACCGAGTTTTTTCGAGACGATCGGTTTGACTCTTTTAGTTCTGGTTGGGAATCTCGCTATCGTACTCTGGTTTGCTAGGTCTTTAATTTCGAATTCATCCGGTAAAATTGGACATGATAAATCTACTTAA